The following coding sequences are from one Diospyros lotus cultivar Yz01 chromosome 7, ASM1463336v1, whole genome shotgun sequence window:
- the LOC127805766 gene encoding photosystem I chlorophyll a/b-binding protein 6, chloroplastic, with product MAAVALASTLSSLPATRKYKALGGKKSTALTAAARKLNAAKGGVSSVCEPLPPDRPLWFPGSAPPQWLDGSLPGDFGFDPLGLGSDPELLKWFAQAELMHSRWAMLGVAGILIPEWLESLGLIDNFSWYDAGSREYFADPTTLFVVQIALMGWVEGRRWADMIKPGCVDIEPTYPNKEKPKPDVGYPGGIWFDPLMWGRGSPEPVMVLRTKEIKNGRLAMLAFLGFCFQAIYTGQGPIDNLMAHIADPGHCNVFSAFTSQ from the exons ATGGCTGCAGTTGCCCTTGCCTCCACTCTTTCAAGTCTCCCTGCAACCAg AAAATATAAAGCTTTAGGTGGAAAGAAATCAACAGCTCTTACTGCAGCAGCGAGGAAGTTAAATGCAGCGAAAGGGGGTGTGTCAAGTGTTTGTGAACCCCTTCCTCCGGATAGGCCATTGTGGTTCCCTGGTAGTGCACCTCCCCAGTGGCTGGATGGCAG TCTTCCTGGAGATTTTGGCTTTGATCCACTTGGATTAG GGTCGGACCCAGAGTTACTTAAATGGTTTGCGCAAGCTGAGCTAATGCACAGTAGATGGGCAATGCTGGGTGTGGCTGGAATCCTTATCCCAGAATGGCTGGAAAGCCTGGGTTTGATTGACAACTTCTCTTGGTATGATGCGGGTTCTCGGGAGTACTTTGCGGACCCAACAACTTTGTTTGTGGTGCAAATAGCGTTGATGGGTTGGGTAGAAGGGCGAAGATGGGCTGATATGATCAAGCCAGGATGTGTGGACATCGAGCCCACTTACCCTAATAAGGAGAAGCCTAAGCCTGACGTTGGTTACCCAGGTGGGATATGGTTTGATCCACTCATGTGGGGCCGGGGATCTCCCGAGCCCGTCATGGTTTTGAGGACCAAAGAGATCAAGAATGGCCGACTTGCTATGCTAGCTTTCCTGGGCTTTTGCTTCCAAGCCATTTATACTGGCCAAGGCCCCATTGACAACTTGATGGCTCACATTGCAGATCCCGGCCACTGCAATGTCTTCTCG GCTTTCACATCACAGTAA
- the LOC127805728 gene encoding pollen receptor-like kinase 3, translating to MAAAVRCRQYRHLPNFLLIIYYYSLSSLPPLSLSAPDSAEALLKFKQSLSNTKRLDSWVPNTPPCKAKEQWAGLVCNAGVVTGLRLAEMGLSGNIDVDALLQLDTLRTITLANNSFSGPIPPFNRIGPLKALYLSFNSFSGEIPSDFFSKMGSLKKLGLSGNKFSGKIPQSLTQVGTLMELRLEHNEFSGPIPPLEQKSLAKLDLSNNMLEGEIPLIMQRFGPSPFQGNEGLCGKPLDKECDDQLEAPQDESSSSGAGEPSAADDNNHKSSSSLKGWVIIGLIALLVAVTVISRSRQKEDKFDKLQKENLDDQVVQVRVPSSNVRKSMQQQESSVAATARNQLKGAGSTRKAAGTKGGGMGDLVVVNDERGVFGLADLMKAAAEVLGNGGLGSAYKAVMGNGVSVVVKRMRDMNKISKDEFDTEMRRLGGLRHPNILSPLAYHYRKDEKLLVSEYVSKGSLLYLLHGDRGISHAELNWSTRLKIIKGVANGMSFLHSEFASYQVPHGNLKSSNILLDSTYEPLLSDYAFYPLINNTQAVQALFASKSPETILYQQLTPKSDVYCLGIVILEIITGKFPSQYLSNQKGGTDVVQWVRSAVSEKRERELIDPEIASAKNSLPDVEKLLQIAAACTESNIDERIDMNEAIRRIEDIQV from the exons ATGGCCGCCGCTGTTCGATGTCGCCAATATCGTCACCTTCCTAATTTCCTCctgataatttattattattccttATCATCacttccccccctctctctctcggcccCAGATTCTGCTGAGGCTCTCCTCAAGTTCAAACAATCACTCTCAAACACCAAGCGCCTTGATTCTTGGGTGCCGAACACTCCCCCCTGCAAAGCCAAAGAGCAATGGGCAGGTCTTGTGTGTAACGCTGGCGTCGTCACTGGTCTCCGTCTTGCCGAAATGGGCCTGTCTGGCAACATTGACGTCGACGCTTTGCTTCAACTCGACACCCTCCGCACCATCACCTTGGCAAACAACTCTTTCTCCGGTCCGATACCTCCATTTAACCGCATTGGTCCTCTCAAGGCTCTGTACTTGTCCTTCAACAGCTTCTCCGGAGAGATACCTTCCGATTTCTTCTCCAAAATGGGGTCTTTGAAGAAACTTGGGCTCTCCGGGAACAAGTTCTCCGGGAAAATTCCCCAGTCGTTGACACAGGTAGGAACCCTGATGGAGCTACGCCTCGAACACAACGAATTCTCAGGGCCTATTCCGCCGCTGGAACAAAAATCTTTAGCAAAACTCGACCTTTCAAATAACATGCTGGAAGGCGAAATTCCCCTGATCATGCAAAGATTCGGACCGAGTCCATTCCAAGGTAACGAGGGGCTATGCGGGAAGCCGTTGGACAAAGAATGCGATGACCAACTAGAAGCGCCACAAGACGAGTCCTCCTCCTCCGGTGCAGGAGAACCATCTGCGGCAGACGACAATAATCACAAAAGTAGTAGTTCCTTAAAAGGGTGGGTGATAATAGGCCTGATTGCTTTGCTGGTGGCGGTGACGGTGATTTCTAGGTCCAGGCAAAAGGAAGATAAGTTTGACAAGCTCCAGAAAGAGAACCTGGATGATCAGGTGGTTCAAGTGCGGGTTCCAAGCTCGAACGTCCGCAAGAGCATGCAGCAGCAAGAGTCCTCCGTCGCCGCCACCGCCAGGAACCAGCTGAAAGGAGCAGGGTCCACCAGGAAAGCAGCAGGTACCAAGGGTGGGGGCATGGGGGATCTTGTGGTGGTTAATGATGAGAGGGGCGTGTTTGGGCTTGCAGATTTGATGAAGGCCGCGGCGGAGGTGCTAGGGAATGGTGGGTTGGGGTCGGCCTACAAGGCTGTGATGGGCAACGGGGTGTCGGTGGTGGTGAAGAGGATGAGAGATATGAATAAGATTAGTAAGGATGAGTTTGACACCGAGATGAGGCGCCTAGGCGGACTCAGGCACCCCAACATCCTTTCCCCTTTGGCTTACCACTACaggaaagatgagaagctgtTGGTGTCCGAGTACGTTTCCAAAGGCAGCTTGTTGTATCTTTTGCATG GTGATCGTGGGATTTCTCACGCAGAGCTAAATTGGTCAACCCGGCTGAAGATTATTAAGGGTGTCGCAAACGGAATGAGTTTCCTCCATTCTGAGTTTGCATCATATCAGGTGCCCCATGGTAATCTCAAGTCCAGCAATATTCTTCTTGACTCAACTTATGAGCCACTTCTCTCAGACTATGCCTTCTATCCACTTATCAACAACACTCAAGCCGTACAAGCATTGTTTGCATCCAAATCCCCTGAAACCATTCTGTACCAGCAGCTCACTCCCAAGAGCGATGTTTACTGTCTTGGAATTGTCATTCTTGAAATCATCACTGGAAAATTTCCTTCTCAGTACCTCAGCAACCAAAAGGGTGGGACTGATGTTGTGCAGTGGGTCCGATCGGCAGTTTCTGAGAAGAGGGAACGAGAATTGATTGATCCAGAGATTGCAAGCGCAAAAAATTCACTTCCGGATGTGGAGAAGCTTCTCCAAATTGCAGCAGCTTGTACGGAAAGCAATATTGATGAGCGGATTGATATGAATGAAGCTATTAGGAGGATAGAAGATATACAAGTCTGA